A section of the Entelurus aequoreus isolate RoL-2023_Sb linkage group LG21, RoL_Eaeq_v1.1, whole genome shotgun sequence genome encodes:
- the brcc3 gene encoding lys-63-specific deubiquitinase: MAVSAVHLESDAFLVCMNHALSTEKEEVMGLCIGEVETSRIVHIHSVIILRRSDKRKDRVEISPEQLSAASTEAERLADMTGRPMRVVGWYHSHPHITVWPSHVDVRTQAMYQMLDQGFVGLIFSCFIEDKNTKTGRVLYTCFQSVQAQKGAEYERVEIPIHVVPREAIGKVCLESAVELPRILCQEEQDTYRKIHSLAHLDPVTKIHNGSVFTKNLCSQMSAVSGPLLQWLEDRLEQNKQSIVELQREKERLTQELSAP; this comes from the coding sequence atggcgGTGAGTGCGGTCCACCTGGAGTCCGACGCCTTCCTGGTGTGCATGAACCACGCGTTGAGCACCGAGAAGGAAGAAGTGATGGGTTTATGCATCGGCGAGGTAGAAACCAGCAGGATCGTCCACATCCACTCCGTCATCATCCTCCGCCGCTCGGACAAGCGGAAAGACCGGGTGGAGATCTCCCCGGAGCAGCTGTCCGCCGCCTCGACGGAGGCCGAGCGTCTGGCGGACATGACCGGCAGACCCATGCGGGTGGTGGGCTGGTATCACTCCCACCCGCACATCACCGTGTGGCCCTCGCACGTCGACGTCCGGACCCAGGCCATGTACCAGATGCTGGACCAGGGCTTCGTGGGGCTCATCTTCTCCTGCTTCATCGAGGACAAGAACACCAAGACGGGCCGAGTTCTCTACACCTGCTTCCAGTCCGTCCAAGCCCAGAAGGGCGCCGAGTACGAGCGTGTGGAGATCCCCATCCACGTCGTCCCGCGGGAGGCCATCGGGAAAGTCTGCCTGGAGTCGGCGGTGGAGCTGCCGCGGATCCTCTGCCAAGAGGAGCAGGACACGTACCGCAAGATCCACAGCCTGGCCCACTTGGACCCGGTGACGAAGATCCACAACGGCTCGGTGTTCACCAAGAACCTGTGCAGCCAGATGTCGGCGGTGAGCGGGCCGCTGCTGCAGTGGCTGGAGGACCGCCTGGAGCAGAACAAGCAGAGCATCGTGGAGCTCCAGCGGGAGAAGGAGAGACTGACGCAGGAGCTGAGCGCACCTTGA